The following is a genomic window from Dryobates pubescens isolate bDryPub1 chromosome 5, bDryPub1.pri, whole genome shotgun sequence.
ACATCATTCACATCAGACTGATACCGGAATTACAGTTGCAGGCTTATAAATAAAGTGGCAGAAAATACTCATTTTTAgtataaaaaccccaaacaaaagccTCATTTGAAGATGCTTCCTTAATTTAGGTAACAGACCTATTAGGGAAGGAGCAGAAGACACCTAATGGCCAGACTGTCTTATATTGCGTCACTCCAATGTTCCTCTCCACCAACAAatgtcagagaagcaaaactcTAACAAAAACTAAAGCTACATACCCTACAAAAGGTTTCTCCATCCGAATTGATGAAGCATGGGTAGCACAAGCACTCCGGAATTTAGCAAGCCCAGAAGAACCCCAAGCGCACAGGACCGAgaagctcctggctcccagcttTACTGAAACCCATTTCTGCCCACGCAATCTACCGTGGCGACTGTGCCCGGCAGGCCCCACGCCAAACCCAAGACCTAGGCGAGCTACGCACCATCCCAGGAGGGCTCCCTCAAGGCCGATCATGAGCGAATCCGCACAGGCCACTTCATTTGTGACTTCTGAGGAGAAAGAGAGCCGCTGAAGCCGAGTTTCCCCTGGACCATCCCCACCCCGGCTGCCTCCGCCATGCCCTCCCACCCCACGACCTCAGGGCACTCAAGACGAAGCTCAGCCGAGACCCTCTGTGCCGCGGGAAGGTCCTCCTCCGGGGGCGAACCGCACGGACTGGGAACCCGCCCTCCCCGcggggcccagctctgcccagcggCTGGCGgggccagccccctcccctcgccTCAGAGCGGACACTGACTAAAACAGACGAGGGCGCCGAGCCGCGGTTCCTGAGCGCACAAATGCAGCGagtcccccagcacagcccgaCAGCCGCGGCACTGAAACATGGCGCAGTGCTCCGGCAGCGGAGCCCGCCGCCGTAGGGGCAAGGAAGGCGTCGAGGAACATGACTTTGGCAGGacttctgtgccagcagcagaagacgGCTTCGGGACCCGCGTGGCAGCGTCGGGCAAGCACGGCTTCGGGACCCGCGTGGCAGTGTCGGGCAAGCACGGCTTCGGGACCCGCGTGGCAGCGTGGGGGACGAACGGCTCCGGGACCCGCGTGGCAGCGTGGGGGACGAACGGCTCCGGGACCCGCGTGGCGACGTCGGGGACGAACGGCCGCTCCACAGTAATGACCCCCTTAACCTGCGGATGCTGGAAGAACTCCTGTAGCTGCCTGCGCACCGCCATGTTCTCCCGCCCCGCGTTCGAGCGCCGCGCCCGCCTGCCCAGCCTCGCAATTGGAGCGCACTTCAGACATCTGCGTTACCATTGGGTGTTGGACACATCCATCTTCGTGACCCGAGGCTCCTGGGAAGTGGGCGGCACCGAGCCCTTCCGTCTCCCAATCAAGCAGGAGAGGTGGGGACTGTCCCTCTCCAGGAGCGCCTATCGTGTTTGAAAAAAAGCACCCCTCAATGTTCGTGTTGCCATTGGTGGTTTCCGTGACCTTAGGTTCGGCCCCCTTGCCTCGCCCAGCCAATGGCACAGCGCTGCAGGGGAGTTCGAACGGCGGGGCGGGCGCGAGGCGCGTCGCGTCGGTCGAGCGCGAGATTCGAAGTGTGGCGGTTGGGCAGCGGTGAGTCGGTGCTGCCGCCATGGCGCTTCCTTCGCTCCAGCAGCTCGACTCCCTCAAATACGTTGAGCTCCAGCGGATCGCAAAGTCTGCTGGCTTGAAGGCCAACCTCCGGGTGAGACTGGGGCGGCTGCTGCGGCTCGGAGgaagcagcaccctggggcgGGTGGGTGAAAGAGAAGGGCGGGTGGAGGAAAACTCTAGCTTCCTGCTCGCCAGTTCTTCAGAGAGCGGCCCTGGCTCTGGGCTTCTGCCTCTGCACGACTGGGAGCTCAGGAGAGCGGAGTGCTGTGCGTCTCGGCGGGAGCTCTCAGTCTGCCGCTGACTAAACTTTGAGCCCCCGTCCCTTTCTGTGGGTGGAGGCGGCGCTGGAAGCAATATGGGGTGGGTCGGCGGCGATGTCTTGAGGCTGGAGCACCCCTTCGCCCGGGACGACGTGTCCCTGTCGCTAGCTCCTCCTGTACACGAGGCGCTGTGCTGCGCTCCTTCGTAACGGAAACAAGCTCCAAGGGAACGCTGGCCATGCAGGGTCCCGTTTTTCTGGGGGCATGGAGACTGGGACTGCCGTCCTCTGGTCCCTAGGGGCCCTAGGGAGGTTTAGCTTAGCACTGAGCACAGCGGAGTCggcagcctgcccctgggaggtggtggtggtggtgttagggCTGCTCGGCCGTGGCCAGGCTCCGGCTGCCGGGTACGTCCGCAACGCGTTACCGCGCTGTGTCCCGTCCCGTCCTCCCCGCCCAGTGCGGGTAGTTGTGGGTTTTTGACGAGTCGGAAGGACAGTGACGATTGGGTGCCTTCAGAGAGGAGCTATGGTGCGTGTGTTTGTTTACTAGTGGTGGTTCAGAAGGTGAAATTGAAGCACCCACCGAGCTCTTAAAGCTGAAGCTGCGGATTTATGGCAGTGGCTTGATGCTTCCTAGCAGGTGCTGCTTGTAAGTCAGTCGGGCTGCCGTGCTGCCAAGGAGAGAAGGCATAAAGCCTTCAAAGAAAGAAGATCCACGGCTTCAGTGGACAAAGGAACTCGTTGTCCTGACAGGCCTAAGTCTTCTGCTTGGGCTTTTAGTTCTGGATCCTTTTGTTCTTACACTCCTAGTTCACGCTGAACTTCGCAGTTAACTATTTAAGTCTTTAATAGCCTAAAATGTCAGTGACGTAGTTTTGTGGTTTGTCTGTTTTCTTGCTATTCCTGTTGAATGTATGCAGGGGGTGAGAAGAATGCTTTGCACGTAGTACACGCATGACAGAAGTGATTGCAGAAATTTGATACCCTTTTAATTGATGTTCGGCTCTGCAGCGCTGCTAAAACCAGCCTACTTTATCCCTGAACGATTAAACTTGCTAAAAAAAATAGACCAGAAGAAATCCAGTTGGGGAAATTTGTACCTCTGTGAAGACTATGCTGCTGGTTTATTTGCAGCCTTAAGCACTTTCTCTGATTTGGCTGAGGCTTTAGGCATGCTTTCTTCCTTTGGATGCAGGAAGCGTTCAGCTTGCTTGTTGGATCAATTTGTAGGACGCTAGTTGGATTggtgcaggttttttttttgtttgaagacTTACTCCAATATTTGGCTTCTGTGTCGTTTTGATTTCTCTCCAGGCAGACAAATTGTTGAAAGCGCTGAAGGAGCACTTAAATGGCacaaaacaggaggaggaacataCGGTAAGAGAGGATAAATCAGCCGTTCTTTTGGAGAGATAGAGCTAACTTTGTTACTGGTAGAGCAGGGTGTGTGCTGAGGGTTGTTCTTCACCACGACAGGAACTCTACCATCACTGTTTCTCTTAATGGCTCCTTCAGTGCGCTCGGGTACTGATAGAAACAGGTGTGTTGGTATTGGCTTTGAAGTGGCCTCTATGACCCAAAGCTGGTTTCCTTTCAACTGCCAAAATTGCCAATGAGTTTTTCAGCaccagttgggttttttttctctgtgaacACTAAATAACAGTTAGTTTCCACCAAGCAAATGTTTCATTCTCACCTGTTTGTCTCCAGATGCTAGGCAGTACCAAATATGTCTGGTTTAACCATTTTGCATGCCTAGTTGAAAGGGACTAGATGCTCATCCAGTCTACACTTTACTGGTGCTATAAAGTTGGTGATTTAATTGTGGTATTTCCTTTGTTCATCTCTCCATGCATTGCTTTCTTAACCTTTTGAAATAACTTTTCTGTAAGATGAGTTATTCTGCTGCATATGACAATGGCTTTTGTGGGTTTGATAGGAGGTAAATTGGCATCCACACTCTCTGAAATATCTCTCCCTTTAAAAACCTCCCCACGTTTGAGGAACTGATGTAATCCTTGCCAGTTTATTTTTAAcaagcagggcagaggctgtgatTGCTTGGCAAGGGTATTCCACAGAAATTGTACGACTCTGGGAGGGGCACAGCCTCACCAAGCAGAACATATTCAGCTTTTGATACTCTTCCTGAAATGCCATATAATGAGACAACAGTAGGACATCTTTTTAAAGTCTTCAGACAATGAGCTTTGATGTTCAGGGAGATCTAGATATTGCCAGCTTCTTGATTACTATGCTGCTAATTACATGCTACTGGTTTTCATCTGTCTGGAACACTTCTTTTTTCCGGTGATAAAATTGAGGCTGTCTCTTTGGAGCAGCTAATTTATGCTTGTGTCAGATATGTTCCACATTAtagtgtggtggggttttttttctgcttcaggaCTCTGAGAAAAGTGCACCTGCTTCAAATGAAGTAGATGAACTGGGCAATCAGGAGGAAATTATGCCTGATTCAGTGTCTTTTATTACGAAAAGACGtggtaaagaaaagaaaacaaccagaaAGAAGAGGAACTGCAGCGATGAAACAAAGAGCACTGAAGAAAACACAGGGCTTTCTGATGACAAAGAGGTGATTTACAGGGCTTGGTtttgggtgctggctgccctgtCTTTCCCCAGGCATAATTTAAATGCCCTtggctgggttttttggttgtttgctttttcttgtttgttgatTTCTCCCACCATTAGCAGGTGGAAGACATTTTTAATAGATaaatgcttgtgtgtgtgtgttaagaATTTTGCATGCAAACATTTTAGTAGCAGTCTTCTGTGCTTTGTAGCACTGATTTAAgccttaggaggagaggctgagggagctgggattgtttagcctggagaagaggaggctcaggggagacctcattgctctctacaactacctgaaaggtggttgtagccaggaaggggttggtctcttttcccaggcatccagcaccagaacaaggggacacagtctcaagctgtgcatggggaagtttaggctggaggtgaggagaaagttcttcacggagagagttgttagccattggaatgtgctgccctgggaggtagtagagtcaccgtccctggaggtgttcaagaggggattggacatagtacttggtgccatggtctagtcatgaagtctgtggtgacaggttggactcgatgatctttgaggtcttccaaccttggtgatttatttttttgtctgtCTTGAGTGTTCCATAATGAACagagatcttgaaggtctcttccaacctggttttattCTATTCATTACTTCaaggaaataaattaaattCCTCTAAGAAACAGACCATTCCAAATCCTATCTGAATGGCTCTCACTAATTCATTGTAGTAGCCTCAGTATTAGACTAGTTTCAGAGTTCATCTAGAACAAGACTGCTTTCCCTTTTTatatagggggggaaaaaacaaaacagaaattgGATGGTTGCCTCAACCTGACAATCTCTTAATTCCCACACCTCTCACTGGGTTATTTATTGGTGGGTTGTATgacaaggggggtggggggtgtgtttCAAGGTGAGATGGGGCAGAAATTGCTTTCTTTAGAATCCCATGCAAGTAGGGGGTGAACTAAGGACTGTGTAAAAGACTTGTACTGATGATGAGGAGTGTTTGTTAGTGTAATCAAATCTACAGTGGTAAAAAGTAACAGCCAGTGAGTTTAGTTTTACTTGCAAGTAATTAACTGCTGTCAATGGAGGTAATTTGATATTGAAATGTTACAGCTGTGCAAGTAAAAGCTTTCTAATCCACATCTGTCTGTGAAATAATAGGCTAAGTATTTCAAAGGTTAATTCAGGTTTGACTTCAGAAAAATCTCTTGCTCAATCAAAGCAGGGTAAACCCTGAGGTTAGAGCACAGCACTTAAGTATttagtattcagtatcactaaggttggaagagacctcaaagatcatttatCTAAGCTGATACCAAAAACCCCTAAGGATGGAGGCTacacaccctccctgggcaacagtGGGTGGCTGTCCTCGGCATAGTGGCCTTTATATCCAGTTGCAATTCAACTGTTTCAATGAAGCCTGTTTGAACTACAGAAATGTTCCGAAATGAAAGAAAACGAAGTGCCTGAGcaagaaaagagacaaaatgAGGAACCAGTAACTAAAAAGAGAGCTATTGAGAACCCAGagatgggtgctgagcagcaagaACAACCAGAGAAGACTTCTACTAAAGGTGGTGGAAGTGAGTGTAAGTAGAAAACTCCAAACTAAGTAAGTTTAGTAACATGCCCAACTTAAAATGCATCTTTTGGATATCTCATTGTGTCCACAAAGAGTTTTGTGGCATATCTGGTGATCAGTAGCTTATCTGGGGATACCAGAAAAAAGGAGCTCTGCTGGTTTTGACTTCAGAACTCTGGACCTCATGCTTTTTAGTGAAGGAATTGTTGAAAGTCTGAGGGTATTTGGAGTCCTGCACCTTGCTTAGGAGCGGTGCCTTTTGGAATGACCCTGAGATGCTACTCAGCTCCTTTAAGAAGAGTCGAGAAATGGAGAGCttccttcctcaagcttcacttTTCTTTTCCTACAGCTGAACAGGTTTTGTCATTTTCTTCCCCAGAGTAAAATGAGTAAGAAAGGGCAGAATCCTTTATCGTTTGTTTAAACGACCCAGCAATATCTGAATGTATTCGAGTGGCTCGGTTTTCCATCTGGTGGCTTTTTAAGACCTTCaaacatgctgctgctgaaaatctGAATTCATTTCTCCTCCACTTCTTAGTGCATGCAGCTGACATGAAGAATTGAGTATCTGCCCAATAGTTTATTGATATTGTGGGTCTGTCCAATGAGATGCACACCGTTATTTGCTTCTGTTAGCCTAAGCATATGTAGTCCTTGAGCTGTGTTACTGAGTGTTCTGTAGAACCAACCAGGATCCTCTTACTGGAGGCCATCTACAGTTTTGAAACTAATTTTGAAAAAGGAGTATATACAATtgaattccttttaaaaaagtGGAAGCAATAGAATATGGAGAGGATGCTTTGGCTGTCACAGTACTCATCTCTTCCTGTAACTGTAATTACAGTTATCcatgctgctttctgcatttttgttctggttttgtttattttctatttcagaGCTGTGGGGCAGACAAACACTGTCTGCATTTGGCATTGAAAAGTTGatgtttcctccccccctcccccccagcaatTATTTTCAACAACCCCTCCATCATTTACTTCCAGTGAGGACTTCTTTTCATACACTGAGGTCATTCAAGTTCACTTTAAAGGGGATGTGAATCAATAGAAACAcaaatgtttgcttttgctAAGGAAAATAGTGAACTCGGTGAGAGGTCTTTACCACCTGTGGGGTATTTATTGttattaaaatgaaattaattgcTAAAATAGGAACATGACCTTACAaactgagagggacctgggggtgctgactgacagctgcctaaacatgagccagcagtgtgcccaggtggccaagagggccaatggcatcctggcctgcattaggaatagtgtggccagcaggagcagggtggtcattgtgcccctgtacactgcactggttaggccacaccttgagtcctgtgtccagttctgggcccctcagtttaagaaggacatcgagacacttgaaggtgtccagagaagctgtgcacTCATGTATGTATCTCTGTATAACTGCCACAGCACCACGCTTTCCACTACAGTCTGAGAcctctgttttgcttttctgtccAATAATGTCCTCCTCCTCAGAACTTTCCCCAAAGCTCACCACAGGAGAGCCCCTCTCAGGTTTGGACTTGGACTATAAAGCAGTGGCAGAAAAGCTGCCCAAATGGTATTTCTCCATTGTTACCAACATTTAAAAACCACTATCTTACAAAGCAGATCAAGACCTGTGAGCTTAAAAGTTGGTTTTGCTTACCACAAGGACAGTTCTCTTGTTAACTGTGTAAAATATGTTCCTATCAAGAGATAATAACCTGGTATGACTGCAGGGTTTCTGCTAAGCTTGTATTTTGTCAAGATGCTGTTACTGACATGCTGTTCAAAGGGCTTTGGAAGGGCTTGGCACCTATCTGTTCCAGCTGATGCTTTCATTTCTTAGAACCCAAACCCAATCTGAAAAGGTGTGTGCTAGaataaatactttttaaaaggtTGTGATGATATTAAAGCATTTTCCAGGAGTTCTAATGATTTTGTCTGATCTTGCTGTACCAGGCAATGCTCCTCCTGCAAGAGGGAATATCCCTTTATATGTTGGCCGTGCATCTAGGTCTGGGAAAGCAGGACTGAGAACTACTACACCAAGTAAGAAAACCTACCATCTCTGGAAATAGGTGTGCTGTCTGGGTGTGAAGGGAGACTTCACTTTGTTTGTTACAAACAGACATTTGAGTTGAAGAAGAGaactttctctctttaaaaCACAAGCAAATGAAAGACGTTCACAATAGttacagttctgggcccctcagtttaagaaggacatcgagacacttgaatgtgtccagagaagggcaacaaggctggggagaggccttgagcacagccctgtgaggaaaggctgagggagctgggattgtttagcctggagaagaggaggctcaggggtgacctcattgctctctacaactacctgaaaggtggttgtagccaggagggagttggtctcttctcccaggcaaccagcaccagaacaaggggacacagtctcaagccctTTGTGATACATTTTAAGGTGTCTCTTCCACCTTGCAAATTCATAGTAAATGACTTGTGTATGTTACAAAATGGGTTTATCAAACACTGAAGTGAGTGTAATACTTGCATTTGTGGTATTCAAAACAACAAGCTGGAAGTTGTGCTGTTATTCCTGCTTGTTTAGTTTTCCCTTGAAACATCCTGCTCTTGTGCAGTATTGCTGTGGGTAGCTCATTTTCATCACTTCATAAAGTAGTCGCAGATTTTAAATGAAGGTGGTTTAACCACAGAATTTGGGGTTGGACTTCTTCATCTtaagaaggtcccttccaacccaaaccatcctatggtTATTTTCCAGAGTGTGCACCAGAGAACTGGCTCTGTAGCTGGTGAGGCAGATTCTGTTTCATACTGTTTGATTACCTGTGTAGACACAGTCTTCAGTCAGAGGGATGTGATGTGTTTTCCTTGAGGCCACGTTGAATGGTGTAGCAAGATTCTCTGACTAAGTAGCAACCTTCCCTAGCAGCTTATCAGATATGTGACTCTTCTTATTTTTGGAACCCTGTAGACTTCAAAAAACTGCATGAGGCTCACTTCAAGAAAATGGAATCTATTGCTGACTAtgttgagaggaaaaaaaaaatcattgagaACTGCAGCAATTCCCTTGGCGACGTCAAGGTAAGTGATAACACAGGAAGAGATCCACATTCATCTCTTTCCAGAGCCTCTGAGTGCTGTGGACTCTCCTTAGAGCACTAAGTAGCTGCTTGTGTGTATATGCAGTGGAATGTTGTGATCAGTGGAATTCAGCTGCAGTGCTAGAGAACCTGTTATATATAAATAACTTGGGTAGTTCTGTAAGGTTTTATATATTAACAGTGTGTAAGACTCAACAGTGTATATAGTGTATAAAGTATCAACAACTTAGCAGTTTTGAGTAAAGATCAGCGTCACAATTCTGTGGAGGATTTCCTGGAGCTTTTGTTTAGAGCCCTTTGAACTGCTGCAGAGCTTAACCAAAGGGGATGGGTTCCTTGCCAGAGCTGGAATCCAGTGTTAAGTTCCTCTTTTGTGCCTTGCAGACCATTGTCTAGTGATTGCACAGGACCCTCCTTTAAACCATAAACATTTTATGTTGCTCTGTGTCCCCAGTTCTCAGTTCTTGTGTTTCACACCTGCATGGGTGAAAGCTGTTGCTATAGGGCCTCCTTCAAACCATGGCAGACCTTAGAGAAGCGACATAAGGCACCAGTGAATAACTGAATGGACTTGTTACTGGGCATAGCAGtaacacagaaaagagaaaggccaCGTTCAGGAGTTTCAATGGCATACTTTGTATCAGTGTATACTTAAGACAAATTACTTCTGGCAGGTGCTGACCAAAAA
Proteins encoded in this region:
- the OIP5 gene encoding protein Mis18-beta, with the translated sequence MAVRRQLQEFFQHPQVKGVITVERPFVPDVATRVPEPFVPHAATRVPEPFVPHAATRVPKPCLPDTATRVPKPCLPDAATRVPKPSSAAGTEVLPKSCSSTPSLPLRRRAPLPEHCAMFQCRGCRAVLGDSLHLCAQEPRLGALVCFKVTNEVACADSLMIGLEGALLGCAYYSLGCQSCGSVVGFMLYSTARDLASLRGFFCLFKDNILCYLLKKQIIIEATKINFPPVTLKRKVQQLKEKLVDVHVRIEVLMKKMEELEQKYTMAERQSSVLEAVSLPPGYAIVKVQFPTGVLARPAAAAAALFGMGAALPKEEGQYRPPHFDTPHRNAVASNTST
- the NUSAP1 gene encoding nucleolar and spindle-associated protein 1; this translates as MALPSLQQLDSLKYVELQRIAKSAGLKANLRADKLLKALKEHLNGTKQEEEHTDSEKSAPASNEVDELGNQEEIMPDSVSFITKRRGKEKKTTRKKRNCSDETKSTEENTGLSDDKEKCSEMKENEVPEQEKRQNEEPVTKKRAIENPEMGAEQQEQPEKTSTKGGGSECNAPPARGNIPLYVGRASRSGKAGLRTTTPNFKKLHEAHFKKMESIADYVERKKKIIENCSNSLGDVKVLTKKSNYLRASEKGTPLNNPKKQSSGRTFLFSPNPERGRFSTACTPGNIWRSPRSSLHAASRSILSKKSVFQPSVLSTSKMNVRFSEATKDNGHKRSLTKTPSRMSPFLEICTPDSQKSCKAINQQSSKAKARNKEQTASKVVTPFKFSAPSAEPSSTKKTFDLKASLSRPLRYQPHKGRLKPWGESKENTALSKPGNSNVSSRQKDYKQPHLQTREKRREEHEEERKKKKAQVLGNRRGLSLA